Within Paeniglutamicibacter psychrophenolicus, the genomic segment GCCCCGCGCACGTGGGTGACGTCCTGTCCGTGGATTTTCACGATTCCGGCGGTGGGCTCCAACAGCCTCATGATCATCCGCGCGGTCGTGGATTTCCCGGAACCGGACTCGCCCACCAGGGAGAAGGTCGTGCCGGGGCGCACCGCGAACGAAACCTCGTCCACGGCCGCGCGTTCGGTTTTCCCGCTGCCGAAGATCTTGCCCAGGCCCGCCACCTCGATGGCCGGGACCTCGATGCCGCGTGCATCGCCGGTGGTCCGTGATCCGTCGCCCGAGGCGGTGGCCTCGGTGAGCAGCATTCGGGTGTAGGGGTCTTCGGGTGCCCGCAGGATCTCACGCACCGGGCGGTCCTCGCGGATCCGCCCGTGCTGCATGACAACGATGCGGTCGGCGATGTCCGTGGCCACGGCGAGGTCGTGGGTCACGAAGATGACAGCGGTTCCGAGCTCCCGCGCCAGCTTGGTGAAGACCTCCAGGATCGTCTGCTGGACCGTGACGTCCAGGGCGGAGGTGGGCTCGTCGGCAATCAGCAGCTCGGGCTCCAGCGCGAAGGCAATGGCAATGAGCACCCGCTGCTTCAGACCGCCCGAAAGCTCGTGCGGGTACTGGCCGATGCGCTGTTCCGGGGTGTCGATCCCGACCAGTTCCAGCAGCCGGATGACTTCGGCGCGCAGCTGCGCCTTGGAGCGCTTGCGGCCCTGCGGGTGCAGGCGGAAGACCTCGGAGATCTGGGATCCCACGGTCTTCACCGGGTCCAGTGAAGCTCCCGGATCCTGCGGGACCATGCCGATACGCCGGCCGCGGATCGATTCCAGCTCCTTGGCCGCCATGTCCAGGAGGTTCCCGCCGGCCAGGTCGATGCTGCCGTCCAGGATCCTTGCGGATTCGGGAAGCAAGCCGATGATGG encodes:
- a CDS encoding dipeptide ABC transporter ATP-binding protein, whose product is MSTIDSAPALLDIRGLSITYGHGDEAVVAAENIDLALRPGEIVALVGESGSGKSTLSKAIIGLLPESARILDGSIDLAGGNLLDMAAKELESIRGRRIGMVPQDPGASLDPVKTVGSQISEVFRLHPQGRKRSKAQLRAEVIRLLELVGIDTPEQRIGQYPHELSGGLKQRVLIAIAFALEPELLIADEPTSALDVTVQQTILEVFTKLARELGTAVIFVTHDLAVATDIADRIVVMQHGRIREDRPVREILRAPEDPYTRMLLTEATASGDGSRTTGDARGIEVPAIEVAGLGKIFGSGKTERAAVDEVSFAVRPGTTFSLVGESGSGKSTTARMIMRLLEPTAGIVKIHGQDVTHVRGAAKRELWRSLQLVYQNPDSALDPRYSVSRIISEPLENYKVGSKAERRIRVAELLDAVNLPSRMAALGAKELSGGQRQRVAIARALALGAKTLVLDEALSALDVLTQAQILALLEDLQINQGLSYLFISHDLHVVERISHDVGVMRQGRLVEVGAAAQVLNSPASEYTRLLLDSNPGALLREMATN